The Lacrimispora xylanolytica genome has a segment encoding these proteins:
- a CDS encoding sensor histidine kinase codes for MESYIIFIYGSIISCLVNIVIVFQFIEERNERIYQKRCLYFFVKTGVFIALVCLNLLNNPIINILSWIVLPGTVNLLLFHHINKKVIHRLVDVTVLILILSICEAVGVEVLDYIFWKFQIHNVEPIMAKSMEITFSKLFVLISYYQIIAKLWKEEAGRTFNRTQCLIEIIVILYSIANLAVIFLVISKVNSQKDHILILVNMGCILIADLYFSYFARFVEENSQLKIKLKLLEQQSTLQYEFYEDQEEKYNESIKILHDVNKHLNLIESLYEAKEHDTAITYAREIGQMLIPLSLEDYTNNPILNVLLNDKKRIACLHSIEFNLEIGAVDLSFMEPIEVTTVFGNLLDNAIEACDMVPNNRFIDMKLDKYNEFIVINITNRTMPIEKWYLGKPVSRKGKNHGIGLLNVENIIKKYDGSMVLEEVNKKFSCKIIFNL; via the coding sequence ATGGAAAGTTACATTATTTTTATATATGGATCCATCATTTCATGTCTGGTCAACATTGTTATTGTATTTCAATTCATAGAAGAAAGAAATGAGCGAATCTATCAAAAGCGTTGCCTATATTTCTTTGTAAAAACAGGGGTATTTATTGCCCTTGTATGTCTTAACTTATTAAATAATCCCATCATAAATATCTTAAGCTGGATCGTTCTTCCTGGCACTGTAAATCTTTTGCTGTTTCATCATATCAATAAAAAGGTGATACACCGGTTAGTAGATGTTACCGTACTAATATTAATTCTATCCATATGCGAGGCAGTTGGTGTTGAAGTTTTAGACTATATCTTTTGGAAGTTTCAAATACATAACGTAGAGCCAATTATGGCCAAAAGCATGGAAATCACCTTTTCCAAATTGTTTGTACTGATTTCTTATTATCAGATCATAGCAAAGCTTTGGAAAGAAGAAGCAGGCCGGACGTTTAACAGGACCCAATGTCTCATCGAAATTATTGTTATCTTATACAGTATAGCCAATTTAGCTGTTATCTTTCTTGTCATATCCAAGGTAAACAGCCAGAAAGACCACATATTGATTCTCGTTAATATGGGGTGCATTTTGATTGCAGATCTTTATTTTTCTTATTTTGCCAGATTCGTGGAGGAAAACAGCCAGCTAAAGATAAAACTAAAGCTTTTGGAGCAGCAGTCAACCCTTCAATATGAGTTCTACGAAGACCAGGAAGAGAAATACAATGAATCCATAAAAATTCTCCATGATGTCAATAAACATTTGAACCTGATTGAATCCCTGTATGAGGCAAAGGAACATGATACGGCTATAACCTATGCCAGGGAAATCGGTCAGATGCTCATTCCTCTCTCCCTGGAGGATTACACCAACAACCCAATCTTAAACGTGTTGCTCAATGATAAGAAACGAATAGCTTGCCTTCATTCCATTGAATTTAACTTAGAAATCGGGGCTGTTGATCTTAGCTTTATGGAACCCATAGAAGTTACCACTGTTTTTGGAAATCTGCTGGATAATGCAATCGAGGCGTGCGACATGGTCCCGAACAACAGATTCATAGATATGAAGCTGGACAAATACAATGAATTCATTGTTATTAACATCACCAACCGTACCATGCCCATTGAAAAGTGGTATCTGGGAAAGCCCGTATCAAGAAAGGGTAAAAATCATGGTATCGGTCTGCTTAATGTGGAAAATATCATAAAAAAGTATGATGGCAGCATGGTTTTAGAGGAAGTAAATAAAAAATTCAGCTGTAAAATTATTTTTAATTTGTAA
- a CDS encoding acetyl-CoA C-acetyltransferase — protein sequence MMKKIALVSPLRTAVGSFNGTLSTLSATELGSTVIKACLNQSNVNSSFINEVYMGNVLQAGNGQNPARQAAIKAGIPVNVPASTINTVCGSGLHAVALAYNSILAEQGSIMLAGGMENMSNAPYLLRNARNGYRLGSGELVDSLVGDGLTCAINDYHMGLTAENVAEKYHVTRQEQDEFAYESNKKAAEAQKNHVFDGEIVPVTVKKKKEEILFNEDEHVRADTTKEKLSTLRTVFRPDGTVTAGNASPISDGAAAMLVASDEACREHGLKPAAYIKGYSLVGLDPAYMGMGPLKAVDTLLKKQGLTVGDIDLFEINEAFASQSVAATRELEIPASKINVNGGAIAIGHPLGASGARILVTLIHEMTRRSAHYGVASLCIGGGMGIAMLVENAAI from the coding sequence ATTATGAAAAAAATAGCGTTAGTAAGTCCTTTAAGAACTGCAGTTGGATCCTTTAATGGTACTCTTTCCACCCTAAGTGCCACGGAACTCGGGTCAACCGTTATAAAAGCGTGTTTGAATCAAAGCAATGTAAATAGTTCTTTCATTAATGAAGTTTATATGGGCAATGTCCTTCAGGCTGGCAATGGTCAGAACCCGGCCCGTCAGGCTGCAATAAAAGCAGGAATCCCAGTGAATGTACCGGCATCAACCATCAATACCGTGTGCGGCTCCGGCCTTCATGCAGTAGCTCTTGCTTACAATTCCATCCTGGCAGAACAGGGGAGCATAATGTTGGCAGGTGGAATGGAGAATATGAGCAATGCTCCCTACCTTTTGAGAAATGCAAGAAACGGATACCGTCTTGGAAGCGGTGAACTGGTAGATAGCCTGGTGGGAGATGGCCTCACCTGTGCCATTAACGATTATCATATGGGTCTTACCGCGGAAAATGTGGCTGAAAAATATCACGTAACAAGACAGGAACAGGATGAATTTGCTTATGAGAGCAATAAAAAAGCAGCAGAAGCACAGAAGAATCACGTATTTGATGGAGAAATCGTACCAGTAACCGTCAAAAAGAAGAAGGAAGAAATCCTCTTTAACGAAGATGAGCACGTGAGAGCGGATACCACAAAAGAAAAGCTATCCACCTTAAGAACTGTATTCCGGCCAGATGGAACTGTCACAGCTGGTAATGCCTCCCCCATCAGTGATGGCGCAGCAGCCATGCTTGTAGCATCAGACGAGGCATGCAGGGAGCATGGGTTAAAACCGGCAGCTTATATTAAGGGGTATTCCCTGGTGGGGCTTGATCCTGCATACATGGGAATGGGACCATTAAAGGCAGTAGACACCTTACTGAAAAAACAGGGACTTACCGTAGGGGATATTGACCTTTTTGAAATCAATGAAGCATTTGCTTCTCAGTCTGTGGCTGCCACAAGAGAACTGGAAATACCCGCATCAAAAATCAATGTCAATGGAGGAGCCATTGCAATCGGCCATCCCTTAGGGGCCAGCGGAGCCAGAATACTGGTCACTCTCATTCATGAAATGACGCGCAGATCCGCTCATTATGGAGTTGCTTCCTTATGTATCGGAGGAGGCATGGGAATTGCCATGCTGGTAGAAAACGCCGCCATTTAA
- a CDS encoding acetoacetate decarboxylase, translating to MKKEDILALQSMPAASASYGRPPCRFINREFFTVTYESDPETIRQAVPEPLEPDGSNTVVYEWIKMPDSSGLGSYEESGVVIPCLYHGEPCNFISQMYLNNGPAILGGREIWGFPKKWGHPSLKVEETETLTGTLIYNNVLVAMGTMPFKYNTLDHQAVAKTIGKTQVNLKLIPDVDGSPKIAQLVSYELEDITVKGAWSGPARLSLTPHVNAPVADLPIKKCLEGKHFIADLTLPYGSVMYDYLEES from the coding sequence ATGAAGAAAGAAGATATTTTAGCCTTACAATCCATGCCGGCTGCAAGTGCCAGCTACGGCCGTCCACCCTGCCGGTTCATAAACCGTGAATTCTTTACCGTTACCTACGAATCCGACCCGGAAACCATACGCCAGGCTGTCCCGGAGCCTCTGGAGCCGGACGGGAGCAATACAGTGGTCTATGAATGGATTAAAATGCCGGATTCCTCAGGTTTAGGTTCCTACGAAGAAAGCGGAGTCGTCATTCCCTGCCTCTATCACGGAGAACCTTGTAACTTTATTTCTCAGATGTATTTAAACAATGGTCCCGCCATTCTTGGAGGCCGGGAAATCTGGGGATTTCCTAAAAAATGGGGTCACCCCTCTCTAAAGGTTGAGGAAACAGAAACCCTAACCGGTACTCTGATTTATAATAACGTTTTGGTGGCTATGGGAACTATGCCCTTTAAATATAACACACTTGATCATCAGGCAGTTGCTAAAACCATAGGAAAGACCCAGGTGAACTTAAAGCTGATCCCCGACGTGGACGGAAGTCCTAAGATTGCTCAGCTGGTATCCTATGAACTGGAAGACATTACAGTGAAAGGTGCCTGGTCAGGGCCTGCAAGACTAAGCCTGACGCCTCATGTCAATGCACCGGTCGCAGACCTTCCCATAAAGAAATGCCTGGAAGGAAAGCATTTTATCGCAGATTTGACCCTTCCCTATGGAAGCGTTATGTATGATTACTTAGAAGAAAGCTAA